The proteins below are encoded in one region of Streptomyces roseirectus:
- a CDS encoding pirin family protein has product MSNLDRAPAPAVCGGRGFVVAEPVRELLTPRTVQLGDSTEVRRLLPNLGRRMVGAWCFVDHYGPDDIADEPGMQVPPHPHMGLQTVSWLHEGEVLHRDSTGSLQTIRPRELGLMTSGRAISHSEESPRDHARLLHGAQLWVALPDAHRHTEPGFEHHAALPQVTAPGLTATLILGTLDGTTSPGTAYTPITGADLTLAEGADVRLPLDPDFEYAVLAMSGETHVDGVPVLPGSMLYLGCGRTELPLRAGSDASVMLLGGEPFEEELVMFWNWIGRSQEEIVQAREDWMTGSRFGEVKGYDGAPLPAPELPPTPLKPRGRVR; this is encoded by the coding sequence ATGAGCAACCTTGATCGGGCCCCCGCTCCGGCGGTCTGTGGTGGCCGGGGATTCGTGGTGGCGGAACCGGTGCGTGAACTCCTCACGCCCCGCACGGTGCAGCTGGGCGACTCCACCGAGGTGCGGCGGCTGCTGCCGAACCTGGGGCGGCGGATGGTCGGCGCGTGGTGTTTCGTCGACCACTACGGTCCGGACGACATCGCCGACGAACCCGGCATGCAGGTGCCCCCGCACCCCCACATGGGCCTCCAGACGGTGAGCTGGCTGCACGAGGGCGAGGTCCTGCACCGCGACTCCACCGGCAGCCTCCAGACGATCCGCCCCCGCGAGCTGGGCCTGATGACCTCGGGCCGGGCGATCAGCCACTCCGAGGAGAGCCCCCGCGACCACGCCCGCCTCCTGCACGGCGCCCAGCTCTGGGTCGCGCTCCCGGACGCGCACCGCCACACGGAACCGGGGTTCGAACACCACGCCGCGCTCCCGCAGGTGACCGCGCCCGGCCTCACCGCGACCCTGATCCTCGGCACCCTCGACGGCACGACGTCCCCGGGCACCGCCTACACCCCCATCACCGGCGCGGACCTCACCCTCGCCGAGGGCGCGGACGTCCGTCTCCCCCTCGACCCCGACTTCGAGTACGCCGTCCTCGCCATGTCCGGCGAGACCCACGTCGACGGCGTCCCCGTCCTCCCCGGCTCCATGCTCTACCTCGGCTGCGGCCGCACCGAACTCCCCCTGCGCGCGGGCTCCGACGCGAGCGTCATGCTCCTCGGCGGCGAGCCCTTCGAGGAGGAACTGGTCATGTTCTGGAACTGGATCGGCCGCTCCCAGGAAGAGATCGTCCAAGCCCGCGAGGACTGGATGACCGGGTCCCGATTCGGAGAGGTCAAGGGATACGACGGGGCGCCACTGCCCGCCCCCGAGCTTCCGCCGACGCCGCTGAAGCCGCGGGGAAGGGTGCGCTGA